One Bacillus solimangrovi genomic window carries:
- a CDS encoding DUF5359 family protein has translation MLKRIENTLIKLLVAHFVALLVGQWLILYSPFGAYFSRVIMYEGVGDVPEAPVFETIDSPTSLWYDEED, from the coding sequence TTGTTGAAACGAATTGAAAATACATTAATAAAATTGCTAGTGGCACATTTTGTAGCATTGCTCGTTGGACAATGGCTTATCTTGTACTCCCCTTTTGGAGCTTATTTTTCAAGGGTGATCATGTATGAAGGAGTTGGCGATGTACCTGAAGCTCCAGTGTTTGAAACGATAGATTCTCCTACTAGCTTATGGTATGATGAAGAGGATTAA
- a CDS encoding flagellar brake protein, which yields MFKIGDTFELRNLNNNEQLLKTKIIEIDENNLYIQEPVDPKTNKSVYLARGDKFEVTYRQPDSAVYMFKSEILMSISGAMPMFVLRKPKKDEIKRVQRRNYVRVDAILDMQFHPLDDEFTPFKAYSLNISGGGIAVSLPTNHGLEPNMKAKIQFKLPMAKGNKHEVEVLGQVIRIMKKKNANDKASIEFLDLQSVDQRNIIRYTFEQQLAGRKTKFR from the coding sequence GTGTTTAAGATTGGGGATACCTTTGAACTTAGAAATTTGAATAATAATGAACAACTTTTAAAAACAAAAATAATAGAAATAGATGAAAACAACCTTTATATTCAAGAACCGGTTGATCCGAAGACAAACAAGAGTGTTTATTTAGCACGAGGAGATAAGTTTGAAGTTACTTATAGGCAACCAGATAGTGCTGTGTATATGTTTAAGAGTGAAATATTGATGAGTATCTCAGGTGCAATGCCAATGTTTGTATTGCGAAAACCAAAGAAGGATGAGATCAAACGTGTACAACGCAGAAACTATGTGAGAGTTGATGCGATACTTGATATGCAATTTCATCCATTAGATGATGAGTTCACTCCATTTAAGGCGTATTCATTAAATATTAGTGGTGGAGGCATTGCAGTGTCTCTTCCAACTAATCATGGTCTAGAACCAAATATGAAAGCGAAGATTCAATTCAAATTACCTATGGCTAAGGGTAATAAACATGAAGTGGAAGTATTAGGTCAAGTAATACGAATAATGAAAAAGAAAAATGCTAATGATAAAGCAAGTATTGAATTTTTGGATCTTCAAAGTGTTGACCAACGTAATATTATTCGATATACGTTTGAGCAACAACTTGCGGGACGAAAAACAAAATTTAGATAA
- the ypeB gene encoding germination protein YpeB produces the protein MIRNVIIGVLVVMLIGTGYWGYQENQEKNAILIHAENGYQRAFHDLTYQMDLLHNKIGSALAMNSRSQLSPALADVWRLTSEAHSDVGQLPLSLLPFNKTEEFLTDIGDFSYRTAVRDLEKKPLSEEEYKTLQQLFTKSTELKDELRKVQALSLNNNLRWMDVELALVSGKEQDDNTIIDGFKTVEKNVESYGEADFGPTFTQMTKKKEDEFRYLTGKELNKEELEEKARQFLGLEKNAKVIITESGKGANYEFYSLQVEDSKGHIYMDMTKKGGVPIWVMNEREVSRKKISLNEAAEKAQTYLTKHGFKNLELVESTQFDNTGVFIFVSSVDNVRIYPDAIRVKTALDNGQITGLSAKDYLMSHHDRKLPKPTINAEQAKQKLNPQLKIQQENLALIVNELGEEVLCHEFFGTIGESTYRIFINSITGDEEKVEKLQNAEPIYDALT, from the coding sequence ATGATTAGAAATGTCATTATTGGAGTTTTAGTAGTTATGTTAATCGGCACAGGTTATTGGGGTTATCAAGAAAATCAAGAAAAAAATGCGATTCTGATTCATGCTGAAAATGGCTATCAACGTGCTTTTCATGATTTAACGTATCAAATGGACTTGCTTCATAATAAGATTGGATCAGCGTTAGCGATGAATTCCAGATCCCAGTTATCTCCTGCTTTAGCTGATGTTTGGAGATTGACATCTGAAGCACATTCAGATGTTGGGCAATTGCCTCTCTCTCTTCTCCCATTCAACAAAACTGAAGAGTTTCTTACTGATATTGGAGACTTCAGTTACCGGACAGCTGTGAGAGATTTGGAGAAAAAACCATTGTCTGAAGAAGAATACAAAACGTTGCAGCAACTATTCACCAAATCAACAGAATTAAAAGATGAACTTCGTAAAGTACAAGCTCTCTCATTAAACAATAACTTAAGATGGATGGATGTAGAGCTTGCGTTAGTTTCTGGTAAAGAACAAGATGATAATACGATAATAGATGGTTTTAAGACTGTAGAAAAGAATGTCGAAAGTTACGGTGAAGCAGATTTTGGCCCAACGTTCACTCAGATGACGAAAAAGAAAGAAGATGAATTTCGGTATTTAACAGGAAAAGAATTAAATAAGGAGGAATTAGAGGAGAAAGCAAGGCAATTTTTAGGCTTGGAAAAAAATGCGAAAGTTATTATCACTGAAAGTGGTAAAGGTGCAAATTATGAATTTTATAGTTTGCAGGTAGAAGATAGTAAGGGGCATATCTATATGGATATGACAAAAAAAGGTGGAGTCCCAATTTGGGTTATGAATGAAAGGGAAGTTTCAAGAAAAAAAATAAGCTTGAATGAGGCAGCTGAAAAAGCTCAAACTTATTTAACTAAACATGGATTTAAAAATCTTGAACTTGTGGAATCAACACAATTTGATAATACTGGTGTGTTTATATTTGTAAGTTCAGTGGATAATGTGCGCATATATCCAGATGCAATCCGAGTGAAAACGGCACTTGATAACGGGCAAATTACCGGACTGTCAGCTAAAGATTACTTAATGTCACACCATGATCGGAAATTGCCTAAACCAACGATTAATGCTGAACAAGCAAAGCAAAAATTAAACCCTCAGTTAAAAATACAACAAGAAAATTTAGCTCTAATAGTTAATGAACTTGGTGAAGAAGTACTGTGTCATGAATTTTTTGGAACAATTGGTGAATCAACGTACAGAATTTTTATTAACTCGATAACTGGAGACGAAGAAAAAGTAGAGAAATTACAAAATGCTGAACCTATTTATGATGCACTCACATAA
- the sleB gene encoding spore cortex-lytic enzyme, whose product MKLQPLIKCIIIASFITMMFHPLNDEHVDAFSSQVIQRGSVGDDVIELQARLQYIGYYKGKIDGVFGWGTYWALRNFQQQFGLEVDGLAGASTKQKLVGVTKYDKGYVKNQINKGNKFSHYGGVDKGKQAEQQKAGQQQALPSQPTSVNVPSGYSQNDIQILANAVYGEARGEPYVGQVAVAAVILNRIDSASFPNTASGVIFEPRAFTAVSDGQIWLTPNETAKKAVVDAINGWDPTGNALYYFNPDTATSGWIWTRPQIKKIGKHIFCK is encoded by the coding sequence TTGAAATTGCAGCCGTTAATCAAATGTATCATTATTGCATCATTTATCACAATGATGTTCCACCCATTAAATGATGAACATGTTGATGCGTTTTCTTCACAAGTTATTCAACGTGGTTCAGTAGGAGACGATGTAATCGAGCTTCAAGCACGTCTACAGTATATTGGCTACTATAAAGGTAAGATCGATGGTGTTTTTGGCTGGGGTACATATTGGGCTTTACGAAACTTTCAACAGCAATTTGGACTTGAGGTTGATGGATTAGCAGGGGCATCAACAAAACAAAAACTTGTAGGTGTAACGAAGTATGATAAGGGCTATGTGAAAAATCAAATAAATAAAGGGAATAAGTTTTCTCACTATGGAGGGGTAGACAAAGGAAAACAAGCAGAACAGCAAAAAGCAGGGCAACAACAAGCATTGCCTTCTCAACCCACATCTGTAAATGTGCCAAGTGGTTATTCTCAAAATGATATTCAGATTCTTGCGAATGCTGTATATGGTGAAGCGCGTGGGGAGCCATATGTGGGGCAAGTAGCTGTTGCAGCAGTTATTTTAAATCGTATAGATAGTGCATCATTTCCCAATACAGCATCAGGGGTAATTTTTGAACCACGGGCGTTCACCGCTGTAAGTGATGGACAAATTTGGTTAACACCGAACGAAACAGCAAAAAAGGCAGTTGTAGATGCGATTAATGGTTGGGACCCAACGGGAAATGCCTTGTATTACTTTAATCCGGACACTGCTACGTCAGGTTGGATTTGGACAAGACCACAGATTAAAAAAATTGGTAAACATATTTTTTGTAAGTAA
- the prsW gene encoding glutamic-type intramembrane protease PrsW, with the protein MLAVISAGIAPGLALLSYFYLRDQYDTEPVTMVFRSFLLGVLLVFPIMFIQYAFLTEGVLQSPFANAFLLSGLLEEFFKWFIMFYTVYQHSHFDERYDGIVYGVAVSLGFATVENILYLFANGVTLAIGRALLPVSSHAIYGVVMGYYLGIAKFSKMKKSIWIWASLIIPVLLHGMYDYILLQIEEYWLYVMVPFMIMLWMLALRKVKVASQLDEDSYKSTIKVKKENIKV; encoded by the coding sequence ATGCTAGCTGTAATTTCAGCAGGTATTGCACCTGGATTGGCGCTGTTATCTTATTTTTATTTAAGAGATCAGTATGATACCGAACCAGTCACGATGGTTTTTCGATCCTTTTTACTTGGAGTATTGCTTGTATTCCCAATCATGTTTATTCAATATGCATTTTTAACAGAAGGTGTTTTGCAGTCACCTTTTGCAAATGCATTTTTATTATCTGGTTTATTAGAAGAATTTTTTAAATGGTTCATTATGTTTTATACAGTGTATCAGCATTCTCATTTTGATGAACGTTATGATGGAATCGTTTATGGAGTGGCAGTATCTCTAGGTTTTGCAACAGTAGAAAATATTCTCTATTTATTTGCCAATGGCGTAACACTTGCAATTGGACGTGCGCTATTACCAGTTTCGAGTCATGCAATCTACGGAGTGGTGATGGGATACTATTTAGGAATTGCAAAATTTTCTAAAATGAAAAAATCTATTTGGATTTGGGCTTCTTTAATCATTCCTGTTCTATTACATGGCATGTATGATTATATTTTATTACAAATTGAAGAGTATTGGTTATATGTAATGGTGCCGTTTATGATAATGTTATGGATGCTTGCGTTACGAAAAGTGAAAGTTGCTAGTCAATTAGATGAAGATTCCTATAAGTCCACGATAAAAGTCAAAAAAGAAAATATAAAGGTTTGA
- a CDS encoding asparaginase, whose amino-acid sequence MKNILILHTGGTISMEEDNTTGAVKVSGKHPLDNTLPSVSSLANITNEELFKLPSPHMTPANMLMLAKHIEKKVTQEQVEGVVITHGTDTLEETAYLLDLCLKVDIPVVVTGAMRSSNEIGSDGPYNLISSVKVAACDTAKNKGVLVVLNDEIHTAKNVTKTHTSNVATFQSPQYGPIGLVTKRGINFHHMPINRDRYPVSHLSKNVILLKAYAGMDATTLNMLSSLAVDGVVIEALGQGNMPPATLPAIENLLKNNVPVVLVSRCFNGIVQDIYGYEGGGRPLKKMGVIFSNGLNGQKARLKLMVTLELTTDHHELQEMFLK is encoded by the coding sequence GTGAAAAATATCCTAATTTTACATACTGGCGGGACAATTTCGATGGAAGAAGATAATACTACTGGAGCAGTGAAAGTTAGTGGAAAACACCCTTTAGACAATACGTTACCGTCTGTTTCGTCATTAGCAAACATTACAAATGAGGAATTGTTTAAACTTCCTTCACCACATATGACCCCAGCTAATATGCTTATGTTAGCTAAACATATTGAGAAGAAGGTTACTCAAGAACAGGTCGAAGGAGTCGTTATTACCCATGGTACTGATACTCTTGAAGAAACTGCATATTTACTTGATCTATGTTTAAAAGTAGACATTCCTGTAGTTGTCACTGGTGCGATGCGCTCAAGTAATGAAATCGGGTCTGATGGACCATATAATCTCATTTCATCAGTTAAAGTTGCTGCTTGTGATACTGCCAAAAACAAAGGTGTACTAGTCGTCTTAAATGACGAAATACATACAGCAAAAAATGTTACAAAAACACATACGAGTAACGTAGCAACCTTTCAAAGCCCACAATATGGACCAATTGGATTGGTTACTAAACGTGGCATTAATTTTCACCATATGCCAATCAATCGAGACAGGTATCCTGTCTCACACCTATCCAAAAATGTTATTTTATTAAAAGCATATGCTGGCATGGATGCAACAACATTAAATATGTTATCTAGTTTAGCTGTTGATGGAGTTGTTATCGAAGCGCTTGGACAGGGCAATATGCCACCTGCAACACTGCCTGCAATTGAAAACTTATTAAAAAATAACGTCCCTGTCGTACTCGTGTCACGTTGTTTCAACGGAATTGTTCAAGACATATACGGTTATGAAGGTGGAGGTCGACCATTGAAAAAAATGGGGGTTATTTTCTCAAACGGCTTAAATGGACAAAAAGCTCGTTTAAAACTGATGGTCACACTTGAGTTGACAACTGATCACCACGAACTACAAGAAATGTTTTTAAAGTGA
- a CDS encoding YpdA family putative bacillithiol disulfide reductase, producing the protein MIQEDIIIIGGGPCGLSAAIELEREGFNPLVIEKGNIVNAVYNYPTHQTFFSSAEKLEIGDVPFVNEQHKPSRYQALNYYREVVKRKKVRVNAFEKVDKIEKQSDGTFLSFTTNQKNEETIYHSKYVVIATGYYDHPNMMNISGEELPHVFHYFKESHPYFDKDVVVIGGKNSAVDASIELHKAGARVTNLYRGSEYSKSVKPWILPEFDALVRNEQVNMQFRAEINEITNDEVIFTVDGEVKRVKAEFVFAMTGYIPDHNFLRKMDISIDEETGRPQFDSETMETNVEGAFIAGVIAAGNNANEIFIENGRFHGKLIAAELKGRK; encoded by the coding sequence ATGATTCAAGAAGATATTATTATCATTGGCGGAGGTCCGTGTGGGTTATCAGCAGCGATAGAATTGGAGAGAGAAGGATTCAATCCACTTGTGATTGAAAAAGGCAACATTGTAAATGCAGTCTATAACTACCCAACACATCAGACTTTCTTTAGTTCAGCAGAGAAACTTGAAATTGGAGATGTACCATTTGTAAATGAGCAACACAAACCCTCTCGCTATCAAGCACTTAACTATTATCGTGAAGTTGTAAAACGTAAAAAGGTGCGTGTTAATGCGTTTGAAAAAGTTGATAAGATAGAAAAGCAGTCAGACGGAACATTCTTGTCATTCACAACAAATCAAAAGAATGAAGAAACGATCTATCACTCAAAATATGTAGTAATCGCAACAGGTTATTATGATCATCCGAATATGATGAACATTTCTGGAGAAGAATTACCACATGTGTTTCACTATTTCAAAGAATCTCACCCATATTTTGATAAAGATGTTGTCGTCATTGGTGGGAAAAATTCAGCTGTGGATGCATCGATTGAACTACACAAAGCGGGGGCAAGAGTTACAAATTTGTATAGAGGTAGTGAATATTCAAAAAGTGTGAAGCCTTGGATTTTACCTGAGTTTGATGCGCTTGTAAGAAACGAACAAGTCAATATGCAATTCCGTGCAGAAATAAATGAAATTACAAATGATGAGGTTATTTTTACTGTAGATGGAGAAGTAAAGCGTGTGAAAGCTGAATTTGTTTTTGCAATGACTGGTTATATACCAGATCATAATTTCTTAAGAAAGATGGATATTAGTATTGACGAAGAAACAGGTCGACCTCAGTTTGATTCAGAAACGATGGAGACAAATGTAGAAGGTGCATTTATAGCTGGAGTTATCGCAGCTGGTAACAATGCTAATGAAATATTTATCGAAAATGGACGTTTTCATGGGAAACTTATTGCAGCTGAATTGAAAGGTAGGAAATAA
- a CDS encoding Glu/Leu/Phe/Val family dehydrogenase produces MVADKSNGNQRNTEDSLDVLKSTQTVVNKALDKLGYPEEVFELLKEPLRLMTVRIPVRMDDGSVKIFTGYRAQHNDAVGPTKGGVRFHPKVTEKEVKALSIWMSLKAGIVDLPYGGGKGGIVCDPRDMSFRELERLSRGYVRAISQIVGPTKDIPAPDVFTNSQIMAWMMDEYSRIDEFNNPGFITGKPLVLGGSHGRESATAKGVTICIHQALKKRGIALKGARVVVQGFGNAGSFLAKFMHDAGAKVIGISDANGGLHDPEGLDIDYLLDRRDSFGTVTNLFKNTITNQELLELDCDILVPAAIENQITEENAHNIKAEVIVEAANGPTTLEATRILTERGILLVPDVLASAGGVTVSYFEWVQNNQGYYWTEEEVEEKLEKVIVKAFENVYETAHTRNVDMRLAAYMIGVRKMAEASRFRGWV; encoded by the coding sequence ATGGTAGCCGATAAAAGTAACGGAAACCAACGTAACACTGAAGATAGCCTAGATGTATTAAAATCTACTCAAACGGTTGTGAACAAAGCGCTCGATAAGCTTGGGTATCCAGAAGAGGTATTTGAGCTGTTGAAAGAACCGCTTCGGCTAATGACAGTCAGAATTCCTGTTCGAATGGATGATGGTTCTGTCAAGATTTTCACAGGTTACCGTGCTCAGCATAATGATGCTGTTGGCCCAACTAAAGGGGGAGTTCGCTTCCATCCGAAGGTAACAGAGAAAGAGGTTAAAGCTCTTTCGATTTGGATGAGCTTGAAAGCTGGTATCGTTGATTTACCTTATGGTGGTGGTAAAGGTGGTATCGTGTGTGACCCGCGTGATATGTCATTCCGTGAACTAGAAAGATTAAGTCGTGGATATGTACGTGCAATTAGTCAAATTGTTGGTCCAACAAAAGATATCCCAGCTCCAGATGTATTTACAAATTCACAAATCATGGCTTGGATGATGGATGAATATAGTCGTATTGACGAATTTAATAACCCTGGATTTATTACAGGTAAACCACTTGTTCTTGGAGGTTCACATGGTCGTGAATCAGCAACAGCTAAAGGAGTTACAATTTGTATTCACCAAGCATTGAAGAAGAGAGGAATCGCTCTTAAAGGTGCTAGAGTTGTTGTACAAGGTTTTGGTAATGCAGGAAGCTTCTTAGCGAAATTCATGCATGATGCTGGTGCTAAAGTTATCGGTATTTCTGATGCTAATGGTGGTTTACACGATCCTGAAGGTTTAGATATTGATTATTTATTAGACCGCCGAGATAGCTTTGGTACTGTAACAAACCTATTCAAAAATACAATTACGAACCAGGAACTGCTTGAATTGGATTGTGATATTCTCGTACCAGCTGCGATTGAAAATCAAATTACTGAAGAGAATGCACATAATATTAAAGCAGAAGTAATTGTTGAAGCAGCAAATGGCCCAACTACATTAGAAGCAACACGCATTCTTACAGAACGTGGCATCTTGTTAGTACCAGACGTACTTGCAAGTGCTGGTGGTGTAACTGTTTCTTATTTTGAATGGGTTCAAAATAACCAAGGTTATTACTGGACAGAAGAAGAAGTAGAAGAAAAATTAGAAAAAGTGATTGTTAAGGCATTTGAAAATGTCTATGAAACGGCTCATACACGAAATGTAGATATGCGTCTTGCTGCGTATATGATCGGTGTACGTAAGATGGCTGAAGCATCTCGTTTCCGTGGTTGGGTATAA
- a CDS encoding D-alanine--D-alanine ligase, translating to MKVAVLYGGTSAEREVSLSSGRGIMEALKQKGHEVIGIDFHPNMINDILTLDVDIVFIGLHGRLGEDGSIQSLLDLAGIPYVGSGVLASALAMDKAKSKVMFANVGIRTAQDVILQKSTFSKEDFNLPFSLPIVIKPNREGSTIGLTIAHDEEEVLKGLEFAFEHDEEIMIEQYVKGTEVTIAVIGERGKEQAMPIIEIVPKNKYYDYESKYAPGGSEHIIPARINDEVTQLLLNNAVLAHQVLGCEVYSRADFIIPDNGEKPVILEVNTLPGMTPTSLFPDAAKYIGIKYEEMIEELVNLSLKKR from the coding sequence ATGAAAGTTGCAGTGTTATACGGTGGAACATCAGCTGAGCGAGAGGTTTCACTTTCAAGTGGTAGGGGAATTATGGAAGCATTGAAACAAAAGGGGCATGAAGTAATCGGAATCGACTTTCATCCAAACATGATAAATGACATTTTAACTCTCGATGTTGATATTGTTTTTATTGGGCTTCATGGACGACTAGGAGAAGATGGTAGTATCCAATCGTTACTGGATCTTGCAGGTATTCCTTATGTGGGCTCAGGAGTTCTTGCATCTGCATTAGCCATGGATAAAGCAAAATCAAAAGTAATGTTTGCAAATGTAGGCATAAGAACTGCTCAGGACGTTATATTACAAAAGTCAACGTTTTCAAAAGAAGATTTTAATTTACCGTTTTCTCTTCCAATTGTAATTAAACCAAACCGCGAAGGTTCTACAATCGGTCTTACGATTGCACATGATGAAGAGGAAGTTTTAAAAGGGCTTGAGTTTGCATTTGAACATGATGAAGAGATTATGATAGAACAATATGTTAAAGGTACTGAAGTAACAATTGCAGTAATTGGTGAACGAGGTAAGGAACAGGCAATGCCAATCATTGAAATTGTTCCAAAAAATAAATACTACGATTATGAATCAAAATATGCACCAGGTGGTAGTGAACATATTATTCCTGCACGCATTAATGACGAAGTTACACAATTATTGTTGAATAATGCTGTACTTGCTCATCAAGTACTAGGATGTGAAGTGTATTCGCGCGCTGACTTTATTATTCCAGATAATGGTGAAAAGCCAGTTATATTAGAAGTAAATACTTTGCCTGGAATGACACCTACTAGTTTATTCCCGGATGCAGCAAAGTATATTGGAATAAAATATGAAGAAATGATTGAAGAACTTGTAAATTTGTCTTTGAAAAAGCGATAA
- a CDS encoding genetic competence negative regulator, whose translation MRLERLNYNKIKIFLTFDDLSERGLTQEDLWHDIPKVHQLFRDMMNEASNELGFRAEGPVAVEVFSLQAQGMVVIVTKGNIDYDEEDEFSDDYIEMQVTLDKSDDIFYEFDTFEDVIQVAIRLNKLGVHNGSLYAYNERFYLLLDEWGLPNISTDTLVAFLAEYGNSSTFTIHRIHEYGKLLMDKNAVAQLTEYFAR comes from the coding sequence ATGCGCCTAGAACGATTAAACTATAATAAGATTAAAATTTTCCTTACATTCGATGATCTCTCTGAAAGGGGTTTGACACAGGAGGATCTATGGCATGATATCCCTAAGGTGCACCAATTATTTCGGGATATGATGAACGAAGCTAGTAATGAACTTGGTTTTCGTGCGGAAGGTCCAGTTGCCGTAGAAGTTTTTTCGTTACAAGCACAAGGGATGGTTGTAATCGTAACTAAGGGAAATATCGATTACGATGAGGAAGATGAGTTCTCAGATGATTATATTGAAATGCAAGTGACGTTGGATAAAAGTGATGATATTTTTTATGAATTTGATACTTTTGAAGATGTGATTCAAGTTGCCATTCGGTTGAATAAATTAGGTGTTCATAATGGATCATTATATGCATATAATGAGAGGTTTTACTTATTGCTCGATGAATGGGGATTGCCCAATATCTCAACAGATACGTTAGTTGCCTTTTTAGCTGAATACGGTAATTCTTCTACTTTTACGATTCATCGTATTCATGAATATGGAAAGCTCTTAATGGATAAAAATGCAGTAGCTCAGCTTACTGAGTATTTTGCAAGATAA
- a CDS encoding MerR family transcriptional regulator has protein sequence MAEIQGKYNIKAVSKLIGVQPGTLRAWERRYQIISPKRNEAGYRLYTEDHVKMLKWLVNKVNQGISISQAIKLLDEFELNNDDYFEERSDLNRLEIISDQLLQTLTHFNERNAREILHHAYSLYSLDQVLVDVLGRGLLNVRSQCENNILLSEQEQFASTFIRSQISAALYTLPVNSIFPKVISVCGPEEIDESELLSFTLFLKRSGYDVVYVGSSIPTDNISIILEKTCPSFVFLSCTLQKNVSQTLKLAQNLNEKYRDLSVGIRGQAVEYLLQEKNEHRHLILGKTKYEWQNWLQLYQKQL, from the coding sequence ATGGCTGAAATTCAAGGCAAGTACAATATTAAAGCGGTATCGAAATTGATCGGTGTTCAGCCAGGAACTTTACGTGCTTGGGAGCGTCGTTATCAGATTATTTCACCAAAACGAAATGAAGCTGGATATCGATTGTATACTGAGGATCATGTTAAGATGCTCAAATGGTTAGTAAACAAGGTAAATCAAGGTATTTCTATAAGTCAGGCTATTAAATTGCTTGATGAATTCGAACTGAATAATGACGATTACTTTGAAGAGAGAAGTGATCTAAATCGTCTCGAAATAATTTCAGATCAACTGTTACAAACACTCACCCATTTTAATGAACGGAACGCGAGAGAAATATTACATCATGCATACAGTTTGTATTCACTCGATCAAGTGTTAGTTGATGTGTTAGGAAGGGGATTGCTAAACGTTCGTTCTCAGTGTGAAAATAATATACTGTTATCTGAACAGGAGCAATTTGCATCTACATTCATTCGTTCTCAAATTAGTGCTGCATTGTATACGTTACCTGTTAACTCAATATTCCCGAAGGTAATATCTGTATGTGGACCAGAAGAGATAGATGAATCAGAATTATTAAGCTTTACATTATTTCTAAAAAGAAGTGGATATGATGTTGTTTATGTAGGTTCGAGTATTCCGACTGATAATATTTCTATTATTTTAGAAAAAACATGCCCGAGTTTTGTGTTTCTGTCATGTACGTTACAAAAAAATGTTTCTCAAACTCTAAAGCTTGCACAAAATCTTAATGAGAAATATCGTGATCTTTCGGTAGGTATTCGTGGACAAGCTGTTGAATATCTGTTACAAGAAAAGAATGAGCATAGGCATTTAATACTTGGAAAAACAAAATATGAGTGGCAAAATTGGTTACAACTTTATCAAAAGCAATTGTAG
- a CDS encoding metallophosphoesterase, translating to MLYVFLVFNISFGIVYYMWKQADKWKLETSTLTYEDFPEGFDEIKLFFISDIHKRSIPDEMIEFVKGKADLVLLGGDLMERGVPFDRVRKNIQQLKRIGPVYFVWGNNDYEVDYHQLDALLLDEGVIILDNTAVTFESKIGEKLILLGVDCPTNKRDNLPLALKDSEEGFKILMSHDPSIVDKIHIEDNIRLTVAGHTHGGQIRIGPFGLYEKGGIKELNETVLFVSNGYGTSALPLRLGAPAQVHLITITSS from the coding sequence ATGCTTTATGTATTTTTAGTATTTAATATTAGTTTCGGCATTGTGTATTATATGTGGAAACAAGCTGATAAATGGAAATTAGAAACTTCTACATTAACATATGAAGATTTCCCAGAAGGCTTTGATGAGATCAAGCTTTTTTTTATTTCTGATATTCATAAACGGAGCATTCCAGATGAAATGATCGAATTTGTTAAAGGGAAGGCTGACCTTGTATTGTTAGGTGGAGACTTAATGGAAAGAGGTGTGCCATTTGATCGAGTCAGAAAAAACATCCAACAATTGAAGCGGATTGGACCAGTATACTTTGTATGGGGTAATAATGATTATGAAGTTGATTATCATCAATTAGATGCCTTGTTGTTAGATGAGGGTGTAATAATTTTGGATAATACAGCTGTGACCTTTGAATCTAAAATAGGAGAAAAATTAATTTTATTAGGTGTCGATTGTCCAACCAATAAACGTGATAATTTACCATTAGCACTAAAGGATAGCGAAGAAGGGTTTAAAATTTTAATGAGTCATGATCCATCAATTGTAGATAAGATTCATATAGAGGATAACATTCGCTTAACTGTAGCTGGACATACGCACGGTGGTCAAATTCGAATCGGTCCATTTGGTCTTTATGAAAAGGGTGGTATTAAAGAACTTAATGAGACTGTTTTATTTGTAAGCAATGGATATGGAACATCGGCACTTCCTTTAAGGTTAGGTGCACCTGCACAGGTTCATTTAATAACAATTACTTCCTCATAG
- a CDS encoding spore coat associated protein CotJA, which translates to MYTMRKYYYPFISQFDPCRPIREKSYETPPNLYVGFQPYGLPQYPLREALYAGTLWPIFYNPYKSPYKHREEQDEQ; encoded by the coding sequence ATGTATACGATGCGAAAGTATTATTATCCTTTCATTAGTCAGTTCGACCCTTGTCGACCAATTCGTGAGAAATCATACGAAACGCCACCAAACTTATATGTAGGCTTTCAACCATATGGACTTCCTCAATATCCACTAAGAGAAGCATTGTATGCAGGAACGTTATGGCCAATTTTTTACAATCCTTATAAGAGCCCATATAAGCATAGAGAGGAGCAAGATGAGCAATGA